CTTGTTGTCCACCACGATTATGGTGTCCACGGCCTCTCTCAAAGCCCGAATGCCACCTTCGGCATTGCGCTTGCGAACAGGTCCTTCGTAGCGGAAGGGCTTGGTAACCACAGCAACAGTGAGAATTCCCAGTTCACGGGCAATGGAGCCTACCACAGGAGCAGCACCAGTCCCCGTACCACCGCCCATACCGGCAGTGATAAAGACCATGTCCGCTCCCTTCATGGCTTCCTTCAGGTCATCAATATTTTCTTCGGCGGCCTTGCGACCAATTTCGGGCTTGGCGCCCGCACCGAGAGTCTTGGTGGTTTTCTGGCCGATGGCGATCTTGTGGTCAGCCTTGCTCAAATCCAGAGCCATAGCGTCGGTATTGACGGCGTAGTATTCCACGCCTTCAATATTCATTTCCACCATGCGGTTCACGGTGTTGCCACCGGCGCCGCCCACGCCAAAGACTTTGACCTTCGCGTTGTTGAGGGTTGATTCATCCATCAGGATGTGTGAGGTTGGGGTTATGTCGAATTCACTCATAGTTTGTCTCCCTGTTGTGAGTGGTTGTTTTGTTTTAGAAATAATTTTTTAGGACGTCCTTGAACCATTGAAGGCTCTTTTTCATGGACACCGAAATCTGCTTGCCGGTTTCACGGCGCTTTTCCTTGCGACGCTGCTTGGCGGCATACAGTAACAGCCCGATTCCCGTGGCATAAGACGGATTGGAATAGCTCTGTACACCACCGACTTCCCGAGGGTGGCCGATACGCACGGACTTGCCGAACACCTTTTCGGCTACGGTATCGATACCGTCCAGGGCGCAGCAGCCACCGGTCAAAACGATACCGCCGTTCAGCAGCACATCCATATTGTGCTTTACCAGGTCCTTTTGCAAAAGCTTGAAAATTTCTGCACAGCGGGCCGTAATCACCTGAGTCAGAAGCTTGCGGGAACACGGGACGTCGCCACGGTCACCAACGCTAGGCACCGGGAAAGTCTCATCTTCGATCAGGTTGTTCAGGCGGCAAGTCCCGTAGCGTTTCTTGATATCTTCCGCCTTCGAAAGGGAAATGGGCACGCTCAGGCACTTGCTGATATCGCTGGTAATGGCGTTCCCGGCCACGTCCAGAGAGGCCGTGTAGCGGACGGACTCGCCCACAAATACGGCGATGTCGGCCGAACCCGCTCCAATATCAATGAGGGCCACGCCCAGTTCACGTTCGTCATCGGTCAGTACTGCCGAGGCGGCGGCCAAAGGTTCCAGCACCAGTTCTTCTACATGAAGGCCTGCGCGGGTGACGCTCTTGTCCAGGTTCTGGATGGCATTCGGGCGGGAGGTGACCACCTGAACGTCAACGCTGAGCCTGCGACCGTTAAGCCCCTTCGGATTGCGGATTCCCGCCTGGTCGTCCAGGGTGTATTCTCCGGGGAACACGTGAAGGATTTGCCCCGCCGATTCCGGGATGGTGCTCGCCAGGTTCTTGACCCGTTCAATATCCACTTCGCGAACCTCTCCGGTAGGGAGCGTAATCAGGCCCTTGTAATTGACAGAGGACACGTGGCTTCCGGCAATGCCCACGTAGACATCGCGAACATCGAAATCGATGAAGGGTTCCAGCTGCCTGATGACATTCTGCAGCGTTTCCACCACATCGTCCATCTCGTCAGGACGCTTCAGGGGCAGGGCCCCGCAGCAAAGAATCCGAACCGTGTTGTCGGGGTTCATGGCTCCCGCAAACAGGTTAATCTTGGAGGTCCCGATGTCGAGACCGAAAACCAGATCTTCTTTTCTCAATTCGTTGTTGTTGTCATCCATTGACACACCTCTTGTCAAAATTCCTTATGTACAAGAAACCTGCAAAACGCAAATCCACCTCTCCGGCACAGTTCATGTCTTGAGGGAAACCGCGCTTCACCGATTCGTATAAGGTCCATAGATTACTTTCCCATTCCCTTTCGGGGAACAGAACCTTGTAGCCCACATCGCTAAAGAACACTTCGTATGCCCGGTGCTCTTCGCTCCAGGATACCTGAGATACAAGACCGTAAAGTTCGGCATTTTCCTGCTTGAGCTTTTGCAGGTGAGATGCCACATCCGCAATACGTTCAAAGGCCATAGAATCCACCACCGGCAAATGGAACGCCGTAGAGGTGGACATGGGCAAGAGAAGCCCCCGTTCCGAATAAACCGTAGCATGGCTCCCTTGGAAATACGCCACCACAGGCGAAGATTCCTGCACCTTGATGGTGAGGGAAGAGGGGAAATGTTTTTCCACCGTCACCTTGTGAATCAGGGGCAGCTGCATCAGGTTTTTCTCTACGGAATCCTCGAACACTTCGGACAGGAGCATTCCAGGTTCCACCTGGGCATTCTGCACCACGTCTTCCCAGGTGAGCATGCGGTTACCTTCAATATCGATATACTGCAGGTGCCGAAGTTCCATGGGGTTAAAACGTTGCAGGTAGAAACGGTTCGTCCACGCGAGGGTAGCAAGGATTACCAGCACAAGACCGATAATCCAGCCACGACGCTTAAACCAGCCCAAGCTTTTCTTCGCGCCATTCTTGATTTTCATGGCACGGGTACGCTTGCGCTTCTCCTCGTTGTAGCCTATACGGCGTCCAAGGAATGTGGTTTTAGGACTCAAATACATTCCTCCAAAATCTTCTGGCCCAGTTTCCAGATGTTGCCGGCGCCCATCAGCACCACCACGTCACCCGGCTTGAGTTCTTCTTTCAAAATCGGCAGCAGGTTCATCTGGTCGCCCACAAAGCGGGCGTTCCGATGACCAAAAGCAAGGGCACTTTCAGAAACCAGGGCTCCGGTCACACCTTCGATGGGCCGCTCACGGGCAGGGTAAATGTCGGTGCACAGCAGCACATCGCAGTAGGCAAACGCACTTCCGAAGGCGTCGTGCTGGTCCCTGGTGCGGGAGAACAGATGGGGCTGGAAAGCCACAATCACGCGGCGATCCGGGAAAGCATCCCTGAACCCTTGCAGGGTCGCCGTCGCCTCCGTGGGGTGATGGGCGTAATCGTCGAACACCAGCACATCGTTCTTTTCGCCCAAAAATTCAAAGCGACGCTGCACGCCTTCAAAGGCGGCCACGGCACGTCTTGCCACTTCCACGTCGATTCCCTCTTCCATGGCAAGCGCCACGGCGGCGGTGGCGTTCAGCACATTGTGCCGCCCCGGAATCTGCAGCTGGAATTCGCCGAGAGATTTCCCGTCGTTGAAAATTTCAAAATGAGGGTATCCCTTTTCGAAACGGAGGTTGTCGATATGGTACTTGGCCTGGCGGGAGAACCCGTAGGTAATCACCGGCTTGCGCACCTTGGAATAAATCTGCTGCACGTTGGGGTCGTCAATGCAAAGGATGGCCTGTCCGTAGAAGGGAATCTTGTTCACGAACTGGACAAAGGCTTCCTTGATTTCGTCAATATTTTCGTAAGTGTCCAGATGGTCGGCATCGATGTTGGTCACGATAGCGGAACTGGGCATCATGGAGAGGAAACTGCGGTCAAACTCGTCGCTTTCGGCAATGAGGTAATCCCCCTTGCCCACTTTTGCGCCACTTCCCTTGCCCTTCACCACGCCACCAACGATAATGGTGGGGTCAAGACCCGCCACTTCCCAGATTTCTCCGACAATAGAAGTGGTGGTGGTCTTGCCGTGTGTACCGGAAATGGCCAAAGTGTATTTCATGCGCATGAGTTCGCCAAGCATTTCGGCACGGCGAATCACGGGTATGCGACGGGCACGAGCCTCTACCAGCTCGGGATTGTCGTAAGGAATGGCAGAAGAGTAAACCACCAGGTCGGCGTTTTCCACATTCTTGGCCTCGTGCTTGCTATCCACGCGGATACCCAGGTGCTTCAGGTAGTCAATGACAGAGCCCTCGCCCATGTCCGAGCCGGTCACCACAAAGCCGTTCTCGTGAAGGACTTCTGCGATACCGGACATACCGGCACCACCGATACCC
The Fibrobacter sp. DNA segment above includes these coding regions:
- the ftsA gene encoding cell division protein FtsA, which gives rise to MDDNNNELRKEDLVFGLDIGTSKINLFAGAMNPDNTVRILCCGALPLKRPDEMDDVVETLQNVIRQLEPFIDFDVRDVYVGIAGSHVSSVNYKGLITLPTGEVREVDIERVKNLASTIPESAGQILHVFPGEYTLDDQAGIRNPKGLNGRRLSVDVQVVTSRPNAIQNLDKSVTRAGLHVEELVLEPLAAASAVLTDDERELGVALIDIGAGSADIAVFVGESVRYTASLDVAGNAITSDISKCLSVPISLSKAEDIKKRYGTCRLNNLIEDETFPVPSVGDRGDVPCSRKLLTQVITARCAEIFKLLQKDLVKHNMDVLLNGGIVLTGGCCALDGIDTVAEKVFGKSVRIGHPREVGGVQSYSNPSYATGIGLLLYAAKQRRKEKRRETGKQISVSMKKSLQWFKDVLKNYF
- a CDS encoding FtsQ-type POTRA domain-containing protein, which codes for MYLSPKTTFLGRRIGYNEEKRKRTRAMKIKNGAKKSLGWFKRRGWIIGLVLVILATLAWTNRFYLQRFNPMELRHLQYIDIEGNRMLTWEDVVQNAQVEPGMLLSEVFEDSVEKNLMQLPLIHKVTVEKHFPSSLTIKVQESSPVVAYFQGSHATVYSERGLLLPMSTSTAFHLPVVDSMAFERIADVASHLQKLKQENAELYGLVSQVSWSEEHRAYEVFFSDVGYKVLFPEREWESNLWTLYESVKRGFPQDMNCAGEVDLRFAGFLYIRNFDKRCVNG
- a CDS encoding UDP-N-acetylmuramate--L-alanine ligase → MQINDCKRVRRLHMVGIGGAGMSGIAEVLHENGFVVTGSDMGEGSVIDYLKHLGIRVDSKHEAKNVENADLVVYSSAIPYDNPELVEARARRIPVIRRAEMLGELMRMKYTLAISGTHGKTTTTSIVGEIWEVAGLDPTIIVGGVVKGKGSGAKVGKGDYLIAESDEFDRSFLSMMPSSAIVTNIDADHLDTYENIDEIKEAFVQFVNKIPFYGQAILCIDDPNVQQIYSKVRKPVITYGFSRQAKYHIDNLRFEKGYPHFEIFNDGKSLGEFQLQIPGRHNVLNATAAVALAMEEGIDVEVARRAVAAFEGVQRRFEFLGEKNDVLVFDDYAHHPTEATATLQGFRDAFPDRRVIVAFQPHLFSRTRDQHDAFGSAFAYCDVLLCTDIYPARERPIEGVTGALVSESALAFGHRNARFVGDQMNLLPILKEELKPGDVVVLMGAGNIWKLGQKILEECI